A stretch of Drosophila gunungcola strain Sukarami chromosome 3L unlocalized genomic scaffold, Dgunungcola_SK_2 000002F, whole genome shotgun sequence DNA encodes these proteins:
- the LOC128257284 gene encoding fibrous sheath CABYR-binding protein isoform X2, which yields MKIFLACIFIAAATAAVIPVEQARHRRDVTELVNEYIPPAEEVGADLAQDPVALGEDGYRYKTVRRLKLRHRRDVSEIANDYLPPTEELVADAPVEEAPVEEASQDSAVLAADGYQYKTVRRLKYRQRRDVSEVANEYLPPTEEVVTEAPIEEAPVEEASQDSAVLAADGYQYKTVRRLKYRQRRDVSEIANEYLPPTEEVVTEAPLEEAPVEEASQDSAVLAADGYQYKTVRRLKYRQRRDVSEVANEYLPPTEEVVADAPVEEVPIEEASQDSAVLAADGYQYKTVRRLKYRQRRDVSEIANEYLPPTEEVVTEAPIEEAPVEEASQDSAVLAADGYQYKTVRRLKYRQRRDVSEIANEYLPPSEEVVADAPVEEVPIEEASQDSAVLSADGYKYKTVRRLKYRQRRDVSEIANEYLPPSEEVVTEAPIEEAPVEEASQDSAVLAADGYQYKTVRRLKYRQRRDVPEIANEYLPPTEEVVADAPVEEVPIEEASQDSAVLSADGYKYKTVRRLKYRQRRDVSEIANEYLPPSEEVVTEAPLEEAPVEEASQDSAVLAADGYQYKTVRRLKYRQRRDVSEIASDYLPPTEEQVAVDAPVEEVSQSQDSAVLGEEGYQYKTVRRLKLRHRRAL from the exons ATG AAAATATTCCTAGCGTGCATCTTTATTGCCGCCGCGACGGCTGCAGTGATTCCTGTCGAACAAGCCAGGCACCGTCGTGACGTCACCGAGCTCGTGAACGAGTACATCCCGCCGGCGGAGGAAGTTGGCGCCGATCTGGCCCAAGACCCCGTCGCCCTGGGAGAGGATGGATACCGCTACAAGACCGTTCGCAGGCTGAAGCTCCGCCACCGCCGTGATGTCTCCGAGATTGCCAACGATTACCTGCCACCCACTGAGGAGCTTGTTGCCGATGCCCCCGTTGAGGAG GCTCCAGTGGAAGAAGCTAGCCAAGATTCCGCTGTCCTTGCCGCTGATGGTTACCAATACAAAACCGTCCGTCGCCTAAAGTACCGCCAGCGTCGCGACGTTTCCGAGGTTGCCAACGAATATCTGCCACCCACTGAAGAGGTTGTCACCGAAGCCCCTATTGAGGAAGCTCCAGTTGAGGAAGCCAGCCAAGATTCTGCTGTCCTGGCCGCTGATGGTTACCAATACAAAACTGTCCGTCGCCTGAAGTACCGTCAGCGTCGTGATGTTTCCGAGATCGCCAATGAGTACCTGCCACCCACTGAGGAG GTCGTCACCGAAGCTCCCTTGGAGGAAGCTCCAGTTGAGGAAGCTTCTCAGGATTCTGCTGTCCTTGCTGCCGATGGATACCAGTACAAAACCGTCCGTCGCCTAAAGTACCGCCAGCGTCGCGATGTTTCCGAGGTTGCCAACGAATATCTGCCACCCACTGAGGAGGTTGTTGCTGATGCCCCAGTTGAGGAGGTTCCGATCGAGGAAGCCTCTCAGGATTCCGCTGTCCTGGCTGCCGATGGATACCAGTACAAGACCGTGCGTCGCCTGAAGTACCGCCAGCGTCGTGATGTTTCCGAGATCGCCAATGAGTACCTGCCACCCACTGAAGAGGTTGTCACCGAAGCCCCCATTGAGGAAGCTCCAGTTGAGGAAGCCAGCCAAGATTCTGCTGTCCTGGCCGCTGACGGTTACCAATACAAAACTGTCCGTCGCCTGAAGTACCGTCAGCGTCGTGATGTTTCCGAGATCGCGAACGAATATCTGCCTCCTAGCGAGGAAGTTGTTGCTGATGCCCCAGTTGAGGAGGTTCCGATCGAGGAAGCCTCTCAGGACTCCGCCGTTCTCTCTGCTGATGGATACAAGTACAAGACTGTTCGCCGCCTGAAGTACCGTCAACGCCGTGACGTTTCCGAGATCGCCAATGAGTACCTGCCCCCTTCGGAGGAGGTCGTCACCGAAGCCCCCATTGAGGAAGCTCCAGTTGAGGAAGCTTCTCAGGATTCCGCTGTCCTGGCTGCCGATGGATACCAGTACAAAACTGTCCGTCGCCTGAAGTATCGTCAACGCCGTGATGTCCCCGAGATTGCCAACGAATATCTGCCACCCACCGAGGAGGTTGTTGCTGATGCTCCTGTTGAGGAGGTCCCCATTGAGGAAGCTAGCCAGGACTCCGCTGTCCTTTCCGCTGATGGCTACAAGTACAAGACTGTGCGTCGCCTCAAGTATCGCCAGCGTCGGGATGTTTCCGAGATCGCCAATGAGTACCTGCCCCCTTCGGAGGAGGTCGTCACCGAGGCTCCCTTGGAGGAGGCCCCCGTTGAGGAAGCTTCTCAGGACTCCGCTGTCCTGGCCGCCGATGGATACCAGTACAAGACCGTGCGACGCCTGAAGTACCGCCAGCGCCGCGATGTGTCCGAGATTGCCAGCGACTACCTGCCGCCCACCGAGGAGCAGGTGGCCGTTGATGCGCCCGTCGAGGAAGTGTCCCAGTCGCAGGACTCCGCCGTCCTCGGTGAAGAGGGCTACCAGTACAAGACCGTGCGCCGCCTGAAGCTGCGCCACCGCCGCGCCCTGTAA
- the LOC128257284 gene encoding fibrous sheath CABYR-binding protein isoform X1 translates to MKIFLACIFIAAATAAVIPVEQARHRRDVTELVNEYIPPAEEVGADLAQDPVALGEDGYRYKTVRRLKLRHRRDVSEIANDYLPPTEELVADAPVEEAPVEEASQDSAVLAADGYQYKTVRRLKYRQRRDVSEVANEYLPPTEEVVTEAPIEEAPVEEASQDSAVLAADGYQYKTVRRLKYRQRRDVSEIANEYLPPTEEVVADAPVEEVPIEEASQDSAVLSADGYKYKTVRRLKYRQRRDVSEIANEYLPPSEEVVTEAPLEEAPVEEASQDSAVLAADGYQYKTVRRLKYRQRRDVSEVANEYLPPTEEVVADAPVEEVPIEEASQDSAVLAADGYQYKTVRRLKYRQRRDVSEIANEYLPPTEEVVTEAPIEEAPVEEASQDSAVLAADGYQYKTVRRLKYRQRRDVSEIANEYLPPSEEVVADAPVEEVPIEEASQDSAVLSADGYKYKTVRRLKYRQRRDVSEIANEYLPPSEEVVTEAPIEEAPVEEASQDSAVLAADGYQYKTVRRLKYRQRRDVPEIANEYLPPTEEVVADAPVEEVPIEEASQDSAVLSADGYKYKTVRRLKYRQRRDVSEIANEYLPPSEEVVTEAPLEEAPVEEASQDSAVLAADGYQYKTVRRLKYRQRRDVSEIASDYLPPTEEQVAVDAPVEEVSQSQDSAVLGEEGYQYKTVRRLKLRHRRAL, encoded by the exons ATG AAAATATTCCTAGCGTGCATCTTTATTGCCGCCGCGACGGCTGCAGTGATTCCTGTCGAACAAGCCAGGCACCGTCGTGACGTCACCGAGCTCGTGAACGAGTACATCCCGCCGGCGGAGGAAGTTGGCGCCGATCTGGCCCAAGACCCCGTCGCCCTGGGAGAGGATGGATACCGCTACAAGACCGTTCGCAGGCTGAAGCTCCGCCACCGCCGTGATGTCTCCGAGATTGCCAACGATTACCTGCCACCCACTGAGGAGCTTGTTGCCGATGCCCCCGTTGAGGAG GCTCCAGTGGAAGAAGCTAGCCAAGATTCCGCTGTCCTTGCCGCTGATGGTTACCAATACAAAACCGTCCGTCGCCTAAAGTACCGCCAGCGTCGCGACGTTTCCGAGGTTGCCAACGAATATCTGCCACCCACTGAAGAGGTTGTCACCGAAGCCCCTATTGAGGAAGCTCCAGTTGAGGAAGCCAGCCAAGATTCTGCTGTCCTGGCCGCTGATGGTTACCAATACAAAACTGTCCGTCGCCTGAAGTACCGTCAGCGTCGTGATGTTTCCGAGATCGCCAATGAGTACCTGCCACCCACTGAGGAGGTTGTTGCTGATGCCCCAGTTGAGGAGGTCCCCATTGAGGAAGCTAGCCAGGACTCCGCTGTCCTTTCCGCTGATGGCTACAAGTACAAGACAGTGCGTCGCCTGAAGTACCGCCAGCGTCGGGATGTTTCCGAGATCGCCAACGAGTACCTGCCCCCTTCGGAGGAGGTCGTCACCGAAGCTCCCTTGGAGGAAGCTCCAGTTGAGGAAGCTTCTCAGGATTCTGCTGTCCTTGCTGCCGATGGATACCAGTACAAAACCGTCCGTCGCCTAAAGTACCGCCAGCGTCGCGATGTTTCCGAGGTTGCCAACGAATATCTGCCACCCACTGAGGAGGTTGTTGCTGATGCCCCAGTTGAGGAGGTTCCGATCGAGGAAGCCTCTCAGGATTCCGCTGTCCTGGCTGCCGATGGATACCAGTACAAGACCGTGCGTCGCCTGAAGTACCGCCAGCGTCGTGATGTTTCCGAGATCGCCAATGAGTACCTGCCACCCACTGAAGAGGTTGTCACCGAAGCCCCCATTGAGGAAGCTCCAGTTGAGGAAGCCAGCCAAGATTCTGCTGTCCTGGCCGCTGACGGTTACCAATACAAAACTGTCCGTCGCCTGAAGTACCGTCAGCGTCGTGATGTTTCCGAGATCGCGAACGAATATCTGCCTCCTAGCGAGGAAGTTGTTGCTGATGCCCCAGTTGAGGAGGTTCCGATCGAGGAAGCCTCTCAGGACTCCGCCGTTCTCTCTGCTGATGGATACAAGTACAAGACTGTTCGCCGCCTGAAGTACCGTCAACGCCGTGACGTTTCCGAGATCGCCAATGAGTACCTGCCCCCTTCGGAGGAGGTCGTCACCGAAGCCCCCATTGAGGAAGCTCCAGTTGAGGAAGCTTCTCAGGATTCCGCTGTCCTGGCTGCCGATGGATACCAGTACAAAACTGTCCGTCGCCTGAAGTATCGTCAACGCCGTGATGTCCCCGAGATTGCCAACGAATATCTGCCACCCACCGAGGAGGTTGTTGCTGATGCTCCTGTTGAGGAGGTCCCCATTGAGGAAGCTAGCCAGGACTCCGCTGTCCTTTCCGCTGATGGCTACAAGTACAAGACTGTGCGTCGCCTCAAGTATCGCCAGCGTCGGGATGTTTCCGAGATCGCCAATGAGTACCTGCCCCCTTCGGAGGAGGTCGTCACCGAGGCTCCCTTGGAGGAGGCCCCCGTTGAGGAAGCTTCTCAGGACTCCGCTGTCCTGGCCGCCGATGGATACCAGTACAAGACCGTGCGACGCCTGAAGTACCGCCAGCGCCGCGATGTGTCCGAGATTGCCAGCGACTACCTGCCGCCCACCGAGGAGCAGGTGGCCGTTGATGCGCCCGTCGAGGAAGTGTCCCAGTCGCAGGACTCCGCCGTCCTCGGTGAAGAGGGCTACCAGTACAAGACCGTGCGCCGCCTGAAGCTGCGCCACCGCCGCGCCCTGTAA